One region of Flavobacterium sp. GSB-24 genomic DNA includes:
- a CDS encoding DUF6515 family protein, whose protein sequence is MKNINKKIHKVVLTCLAASFFLISIDSIAQRRVGGNGGGVHRPSGGTQTRPAATRPANQSRPAVNRPSTNKPAVTRPGSNGSGTKVTRPTNSSNTSINNRNNTTNRNSNNTINSGNRNTNISGNTRNVDRSRDITINNNRNTVVRRNTVVYARPPYVYGGYRYHAYNPYYFHPYRPYYYGPTWHPWGFFVATLAVTAIVVSVESSQYHYDQGVWYAPSNGGYTAVPAPVGGTVNNIPSGAQTVNTGTVNNYYYGGTYYEKDGNTYKVVPPTAGTIVDNLPEGGEEVTIGDVKYVKFGETYYQPVQVDGKEKYEVVLVEKDK, encoded by the coding sequence ATGAAAAATATAAATAAAAAAATACATAAAGTTGTACTAACATGTCTAGCTGCATCGTTTTTTTTGATTTCTATTGACAGCATAGCACAGCGCCGAGTTGGAGGAAATGGCGGAGGAGTTCACAGACCGAGTGGAGGAACTCAAACAAGGCCTGCGGCAACAAGACCCGCAAACCAATCCCGACCAGCTGTAAACAGACCTTCTACAAACAAACCAGCAGTAACTAGACCTGGATCTAATGGCTCTGGAACTAAAGTAACCAGACCTACAAATAGTTCGAACACTAGTATTAACAACAGAAACAATACAACAAACCGTAATTCTAATAACACCATAAATTCAGGCAATAGAAATACAAACATAAGCGGCAATACAAGAAATGTTGACCGAAGCAGAGATATTACCATAAACAATAATAGAAATACTGTCGTGAGAAGAAATACTGTTGTGTATGCACGTCCTCCGTATGTATATGGCGGTTATAGATATCATGCTTACAATCCATATTATTTTCATCCTTACAGACCTTATTACTATGGACCAACATGGCATCCTTGGGGATTTTTTGTAGCAACTTTAGCGGTTACAGCAATAGTAGTAAGCGTCGAAAGTTCACAATATCATTATGATCAGGGAGTTTGGTATGCACCTTCTAACGGAGGTTATACGGCTGTTCCAGCTCCAGTTGGAGGAACCGTTAATAATATTCCAAGTGGCGCACAAACTGTTAATACAGGAACAGTAAATAATTATTACTATGGAGGAACTTATTATGAAAAAGACGGCAATACTTATAAGGTTGTGCCTCCAACAGCAGGAACAATAGTTGATAATTTACCAGAAGGCGGCGAAGAAGTTACGATTGGAGATGTAAAATATGTAAAATTTGGAGAAACTTATTATCAACCCGTTCAAGTTGACGGCAAAGAAAAATATGAAGTAGTTCTTGTTGAAAAAGACAAATAA
- a CDS encoding porin — translation MYKENPTNRNPIILLLILILLIGFKGFSQHEKDTTKLMNIRYGDKGIELQTRDNKFLFQLQSRFQFRFSTPYDADPVTYDDYAQDAQTVFKINRARLKVGGHAFEPWLKYYWEYELSQSNLLDFRIMIEKWEWLSFKVGQWKTEFTRERFISSGEQQMAERSLINRPFTVDRQLGLEVYGHLKGSGIADFNYWAAALTGTGRGSSVNDDSHLMYFGRAQWNFLGRFLDFEGCDLEFHEKLTPIIAFSAITNRSPYTRFSQAGGGSLEGYENGLPGQYRVNQWNVETAFMYRGFSWQSEWHTKEIIDKLNNNETTTLKGYYVQAGYFFHNVFDWWPKHLEMAGRHTAYRPDNSIRQNRQDESTLAFNWFFKGHKNKLTSEVSYFSFQDKTLPLEQGWRFRIQWDISL, via the coding sequence ATGTATAAAGAAAACCCAACAAATCGAAACCCTATCATTCTGTTATTAATTCTCATACTATTAATTGGTTTTAAAGGCTTTTCACAGCATGAAAAAGACACTACAAAACTGATGAACATTCGTTATGGTGACAAAGGAATTGAATTACAAACACGAGATAATAAATTTCTATTTCAATTACAAAGCAGATTTCAGTTTCGTTTTTCTACTCCTTACGATGCAGATCCAGTTACTTACGATGATTATGCTCAAGATGCACAAACGGTTTTTAAAATAAATCGTGCCAGATTAAAAGTCGGCGGCCACGCTTTTGAACCGTGGTTAAAATATTATTGGGAATACGAACTAAGCCAGTCCAATTTACTTGACTTTAGAATTATGATTGAAAAATGGGAGTGGCTGAGTTTTAAAGTCGGGCAATGGAAAACAGAATTTACCCGCGAACGTTTCATTAGCAGCGGCGAACAGCAAATGGCCGAGCGGTCTTTAATTAATCGTCCGTTTACAGTAGACAGACAATTGGGACTCGAAGTTTACGGACATTTGAAAGGCAGCGGCATAGCTGACTTTAATTACTGGGCGGCTGCGCTGACAGGAACTGGACGAGGAAGTTCGGTAAATGATGACAGCCATTTAATGTATTTTGGAAGAGCGCAATGGAATTTCTTGGGTCGATTTTTGGATTTTGAAGGCTGTGATTTAGAATTTCACGAAAAACTTACACCAATTATTGCTTTTTCAGCCATAACAAATAGAAGTCCATACACTCGTTTTTCTCAAGCTGGCGGAGGTTCCTTAGAAGGATACGAAAATGGTTTGCCAGGTCAGTATAGAGTTAATCAATGGAATGTAGAAACGGCTTTTATGTACCGTGGTTTTTCTTGGCAGAGCGAATGGCATACCAAAGAAATTATTGATAAATTAAACAATAATGAAACAACAACGCTAAAAGGATATTATGTTCAGGCTGGATATTTCTTTCATAATGTTTTCGATTGGTGGCCAAAACATTTGGAAATGGCAGGAAGACATACTGCTTACAGACCAGATAATTCAATAAGACAAAATAGACAAGATGAGTCGACATTGGCTTTTAATTGGTTTTTTAAAGGCCATAAAAATAAACTAACTTCTGAAGTAAGTTATTTTAGTTTTCAGGACAAAACTTTACCACTTGAACAAGGCTGGCGATTTCGCATACAATGGGATATTTCATTGTAA
- a CDS encoding quinone-dependent dihydroorotate dehydrogenase, with product MYKLIIRPILFWFDPEEVHYFTFSFVKFISKIPGVSSIIRSIYEVKDSRLEREVFGIKFKNPVGLAAGFDKDAKLYKELSDFGFGFIEIGTVTPVGQEGNPKKRLFRLKEDQAIINRMGFNNGGVLEAVERLKKNSGVLIGGNIGKNKVTPNENAVNDYIICFDALFDHVDYFVVNVSSPNTPNLRALQDKEPLTALLQTLQNRNIEKQKTSTQKVKPILLKIAPDLTDEQLLDIIDIVKTTQIAGVIATNTTISRDGLQSENQSEMGGLSGKPLTKRSTEVIRFLSEKSNKAFPIIGVGGIHSADDAIEKLNAGASLVQLYTGFIYEGPALIKAINKKVLGQL from the coding sequence ATGTATAAATTGATAATTCGTCCGATACTTTTCTGGTTTGATCCTGAAGAAGTGCATTACTTTACTTTTTCATTTGTTAAATTCATTTCAAAAATCCCAGGAGTTTCGTCAATTATAAGATCAATTTATGAAGTAAAAGATTCTCGATTAGAAAGAGAAGTTTTCGGAATTAAATTCAAAAATCCCGTTGGACTTGCAGCAGGATTTGACAAAGATGCAAAGTTGTACAAAGAGCTTTCTGATTTTGGTTTTGGTTTTATTGAAATTGGAACCGTAACACCGGTTGGTCAGGAAGGAAATCCAAAAAAACGTTTGTTTCGTTTAAAAGAAGATCAAGCAATTATTAACCGAATGGGTTTTAATAATGGCGGCGTTTTGGAAGCTGTAGAACGTTTGAAGAAAAATTCTGGAGTTTTGATTGGAGGAAATATTGGAAAAAATAAAGTGACTCCAAACGAAAATGCAGTAAACGATTATATCATTTGTTTTGATGCTTTGTTCGATCATGTAGATTATTTTGTAGTCAATGTAAGTTCGCCAAATACACCAAATTTAAGAGCTTTACAAGACAAAGAACCTTTAACTGCTTTGCTGCAGACTTTGCAAAACAGAAACATTGAAAAGCAAAAAACAAGTACGCAGAAAGTAAAACCAATTTTATTAAAAATTGCTCCAGATCTTACAGATGAGCAGTTATTAGATATCATAGATATTGTAAAAACTACGCAGATTGCAGGAGTAATTGCAACCAATACTACAATTTCAAGAGACGGTTTACAATCTGAAAATCAGTCAGAAATGGGAGGTTTGTCTGGAAAACCATTGACAAAACGCTCTACAGAAGTAATTCGTTTTCTTTCTGAAAAAAGCAATAAAGCATTCCCAATTATTGGAGTGGGCGGCATTCATTCTGCAGATGATGCGATCGAAAAACTAAATGCAGGAGCAAGTTTAGTGCAATTGTATACAGGTTTTATTTATGAAGGTCCAGCGCTGATTAAAGCAATCAATAAAAAAGTTTTAGGGCAGTTGTAA
- a CDS encoding DUF3307 domain-containing protein has translation MILFIKLLLAHLLGDFIWQPNSWVADKEIKKHKSIYLYVHILLHGVLAAIVAGQVSFIPYAVLIAVTHGIIDLIKLNFQKAKTKRTWFVADQIAHIIILIAVVMLYENNDIIDFWVMNEFWILITGILLVTKPASIFIKTIISIWSPESQNSHQDNSLASAGNYIGILERLFILCFILTAHFEAIGFLLAAKSIFRFGDLKEAKDRKLTEYVMIGTLISFGIAIIVGLILQGLLLQLP, from the coding sequence ATGATTTTATTTATAAAACTGCTTTTAGCTCATTTACTCGGAGATTTTATCTGGCAGCCTAATTCTTGGGTAGCCGATAAAGAAATTAAAAAACATAAAAGTATTTACTTGTATGTTCATATTTTACTTCATGGAGTTTTAGCTGCGATTGTAGCTGGACAAGTCAGTTTTATACCTTACGCAGTTTTAATTGCCGTTACCCACGGTATAATTGATTTAATTAAACTCAATTTTCAAAAAGCAAAAACAAAGCGAACTTGGTTTGTTGCAGACCAAATTGCACACATTATTATATTAATTGCCGTTGTAATGCTTTACGAAAATAATGACATTATCGACTTTTGGGTTATGAATGAATTCTGGATTTTAATCACCGGAATTTTACTGGTAACCAAGCCCGCTTCTATTTTCATAAAAACCATTATTTCAATTTGGAGTCCAGAAAGTCAAAACAGCCATCAAGACAATTCTCTAGCCAGTGCAGGAAATTACATTGGTATATTAGAACGTTTATTTATACTTTGTTTTATCCTAACTGCTCATTTTGAAGCAATAGGGTTTTTATTGGCTGCAAAATCTATCTTTCGATTTGGAGATTTAAAAGAAGCCAAAGACCGCAAGCTCACCGAATACGTGATGATTGGTACTTTAATTAGTTTCGGAATCGCGATAATAGTCGGATTAATTCTTCAGGGGCTTCTTTTACAACTGCCCTAA
- a CDS encoding hydroxymethylglutaryl-CoA lyase, with protein sequence MNKEIKIIECPRDAMQGIRDFIPTKNKVSYIQALLRVGFDTIDFGSFVSPKAIPQMQDTAEVLAQLDLSQTSSKLLSIIANTQGAVKASEYEQIQYLGFPFSISENFQMRNTHKTITESLVTLEEILEVASKKNKEVVTYLSMGFGNPYGDPWNVEIVGEWTEKLVGMGVKILSLSDTVGSSTPDVITYLFSHLIPKYPQVEFGAHLHTTPDSWFEKIDAAAKAGCTRFDGAIQGFGGCPMATDKLTGNMPTEKLISYFTANKKTTGLNALSFESAYNEASKLFGKFH encoded by the coding sequence TTGAATAAAGAAATAAAAATTATTGAATGCCCTAGAGATGCCATGCAAGGCATTAGGGATTTTATTCCGACCAAAAATAAAGTTTCCTACATACAAGCTTTGCTTAGAGTAGGCTTTGATACTATTGATTTTGGAAGTTTTGTTTCTCCAAAAGCTATTCCGCAAATGCAGGATACTGCTGAGGTTTTAGCACAGCTTGATTTGTCTCAAACTTCAAGTAAACTACTTTCTATAATTGCCAATACTCAAGGAGCAGTTAAAGCATCAGAATATGAGCAGATTCAATATTTAGGATTTCCGTTTTCTATTTCCGAGAATTTCCAGATGCGTAATACACATAAAACGATTACAGAATCTTTAGTTACGCTTGAAGAAATTTTAGAAGTTGCTTCTAAGAAAAATAAAGAAGTAGTCACCTATCTTTCAATGGGTTTTGGAAATCCTTACGGAGACCCTTGGAATGTTGAAATTGTGGGAGAATGGACGGAAAAACTTGTTGGAATGGGAGTGAAAATTTTATCACTTTCAGATACTGTTGGAAGTTCTACCCCAGACGTTATTACGTATTTGTTTTCGCATTTAATTCCTAAATATCCTCAAGTAGAATTTGGCGCTCACCTGCACACCACACCTGACAGCTGGTTCGAGAAAATCGATGCTGCCGCAAAAGCAGGCTGTACTCGTTTTGATGGTGCAATACAAGGTTTTGGAGGCTGTCCTATGGCAACCGATAAATTAACCGGAAATATGCCGACAGAAAAACTAATTTCTTACTTCACTGCTAATAAAAAAACTACAGGCTTAAACGCTCTAAGTTTTGAAAGCGCTTATAATGAAGCTTCAAAATTGTTCGGAAAGTTTCATTAA